The sequence below is a genomic window from Pelagibaculum spongiae.
CTTCAGACATATGGCTTGCCAATTAGACCAGGCCGGATTTGATGTGCATAAGATCAACTTTAACGGTGGCGACCGGTTTCATTTCCAAAACAATCAGAACTTACCTAATAACAACTACACAGGCACACCAGAGAACTGGCGAATATTTTTGCATAATTATGTAAAAAAAGAGCAAGTCACCAGTATTTTTGTCTATGGTGATTGCCGTTTTTATCATCGTATTGCCAAAGAAGTAGCCCTGCGAAACAACATTGAATTTGTGGTGTTCGAAGAAGGTTATCTACGCCCCCATTTTATTACCATGGAATTTGGTGGTGCCAATGCCTACAGTCAACTGGACCTTTCCTCCGAGACAATTGAAAATGCAGTTATTCCCGAGCAACCAAAACCAAAATCTACTGGATCTAGGTTAAGAAACTGGGGGAAATATGCAACTACCTATTATTGGGCTGCTCGGTTAGTAAAAAATAACTTTCCAGATTACTTACATCATCGTGATGCCAGCCCACTGCGAGAAGGTTACAATTGGATTCGCTCTGGAATAAGAAAGTTATTAGTAGAAAAGTCAGATCAGAAACTGCAAAAAAACTTAATAGATAACTTAAAAAAACAGTTTTTTGTGGTTCCGCTGCAGGTTCACAATGATTCACAATTATTATTTCATTCTGATTATGAATCGATGGAAGATTTTATTATCCAAACAATAAAATCCTTTCATAAAAATAGTAACGAAAAGCATCACTTGGTATTCAAGCACCACCCTATGGACCGCGGCCATAAAAACTATAGGGATTTAATTAGTATAATTTCTAGAAAATTAGATCTAACAGGCAGAGTTCATTACGGATTTGAATTGCATCTACCAACATTATTAGATAATGCTCTAGGCTGTATCACAATAAATAGCACAGTTGGAATCTCTGCATTATTACACAG
It includes:
- a CDS encoding capsule biosynthesis protein gives rise to the protein MACQLDQAGFDVHKINFNGGDRFHFQNNQNLPNNNYTGTPENWRIFLHNYVKKEQVTSIFVYGDCRFYHRIAKEVALRNNIEFVVFEEGYLRPHFITMEFGGANAYSQLDLSSETIENAVIPEQPKPKSTGSRLRNWGKYATTYYWAARLVKNNFPDYLHHRDASPLREGYNWIRSGIRKLLVEKSDQKLQKNLIDNLKKQFFVVPLQVHNDSQLLFHSDYESMEDFIIQTIKSFHKNSNEKHHLVFKHHPMDRGHKNYRDLISIISRKLDLTGRVHYGFELHLPTLLDNALGCITINSTVGISALLHSCPTICCGRAPYNIKGLTNQLAIDDFWQQPGFVDEIFYQKFHDYLQHHNQLNGNFYKNPEKTAAKCCEFFLERSQCIIKTSNFKLIKAKAA